From Candidatus Woesearchaeota archaeon, one genomic window encodes:
- a CDS encoding dTDP-4-dehydrorhamnose 3,5-epimerase family protein yields the protein MRGYKVMIEGVKIKELKVWKDKPDLKQDIEPGIFMEILRDDDNLMPHFGQSNFTIAHKGTIKAFHWHKHQDDLWFIASGKAAIVLYDQRDNSPTKGQTQVIYAGTDDYKLVKIPVGVVHGYKVLSDEPCLLFYHVTKAYNRENPDEERIDPFDKKINFDWGSLKED from the coding sequence ATGAGGGGGTATAAGGTCATGATAGAAGGCGTGAAAATAAAGGAATTGAAAGTGTGGAAAGACAAGCCTGATCTAAAGCAGGACATTGAGCCAGGAATCTTCATGGAAATCCTGAGAGATGATGATAATCTAATGCCGCATTTCGGCCAAAGCAATTTTACAATAGCACACAAAGGAACAATAAAAGCATTTCATTGGCATAAGCACCAGGACGATCTGTGGTTTATTGCATCAGGGAAGGCAGCTATTGTTTTGTATGATCAAAGAGATAACTCGCCAACAAAAGGCCAAACTCAGGTAATTTATGCCGGAACAGACGACTATAAGCTTGTAAAAATCCCCGTAGGAGTTGTCCATGGCTATAAGGTGCTGTCAGATGAGCCATGCCTGCTTTTCTATCATGTTACAAAAGCATACAACAGGGAAAATCCTGATGAAGAAAGGATTGATCCGTTTGACAAGAAAATAAACTTTGACTGGGGTTCATTAAAAGAAGATTAA
- the rfbB gene encoding dTDP-glucose 4,6-dehydratase: MKLLVTGGAGFIGSNFVRHILNKYGDYKIINLDTLTYAGNLDNLKNIENNPNYKFVQGDICDKELVETLVKNCDAIINFAAETHVDRSIGDPDAFIKTDIFGTHILLEAARKFNIKKFIQISTDEVYGSIDNGSFRETDILKPSSPYSASKAGAEMLVHSYFVTFNLPVIITRSSNNFGPYQYPEKLIPLFVTNLIENKKVPVYGTGLNIRDWIYVIDNCEAIDFVLHNGQIGEIYNIGGGNEKTNLEITKMILKEVGKDESFIEYVKDRAGHDKRYALECSKIHKLGWNPRFSFENAMKETVKWYKENTAWWKKIKSGEFRKYYEQHYKERHGMK; the protein is encoded by the coding sequence ATGAAACTACTTGTTACAGGCGGAGCAGGGTTTATCGGATCTAACTTTGTAAGGCATATTTTGAATAAATACGGTGATTACAAGATAATCAACCTCGATACACTTACATACGCCGGTAATTTGGATAATCTAAAAAATATTGAAAATAACCCGAACTACAAATTCGTTCAAGGAGATATCTGCGATAAAGAGCTTGTTGAAACTTTGGTTAAGAACTGCGATGCAATAATCAACTTCGCAGCAGAAACTCATGTCGACCGCTCTATTGGAGATCCTGATGCTTTTATCAAAACAGACATCTTTGGAACGCACATTTTATTGGAAGCAGCAAGAAAATTTAATATAAAAAAATTCATTCAGATCTCGACAGACGAAGTGTACGGCTCCATTGACAATGGCTCTTTCAGGGAAACAGACATTTTAAAGCCGAGCTCTCCTTATTCTGCAAGCAAGGCAGGCGCAGAGATGCTAGTTCATTCTTATTTTGTAACATTCAATCTGCCAGTCATAATCACAAGAAGCTCAAATAACTTCGGGCCTTACCAATACCCTGAAAAACTGATCCCGCTATTTGTCACAAACCTGATAGAAAACAAGAAAGTGCCTGTTTATGGCACAGGCCTCAATATAAGGGACTGGATATATGTCATCGACAATTGCGAGGCAATAGATTTTGTCCTTCATAACGGCCAGATCGGGGAAATCTACAACATTGGCGGCGGAAATGAAAAGACAAATCTCGAGATAACAAAGATGATCTTAAAGGAAGTTGGAAAAGACGAGTCTTTCATAGAATATGTCAAAGACAGGGCAGGCCATGATAAGCGATATGCTCTGGAATGCTCTAAGATTCACAAGCTCGGATGGAATCCAAGGTTCAGCTTTGAAAATGCAATGAAAGAAACAGTCAAATGGTACAAGGAAAATACAGCGTGGTGGAAGAAGATAAAATCAGGCGAATTCAGGAAATATTATGAGCAGCATTACAAGGAAAGGCATGGGATGAAATAA
- the rfbD gene encoding dTDP-4-dehydrorhamnose reductase — protein MKTLILGSRGMLAFKLIDVFKGDDLIKWDLPELDITKREDVIKKVADLKPELVINAAAYTDVDGCETNKELAMNVNGYAVGYIAEACNKINAPLVHISTDYVFDGKKSGGYLEEDKKNPINVYGQSKALGEDLLMKNTKKFFLIRTAWLYGPNGKNFVDTIVRLASERPELSVVTDQIGNPTYTGDLAEKIKEIVEKGIFGIYHVTNSGSCSWFDFAKKILEIKEIRTPIEPTTSSEFKSTAKRPAYSILINRNLEKYGISKMRPWQDALKYYLEAEKNG, from the coding sequence ATGAAAACACTTATTTTGGGTTCACGGGGAATGCTGGCATTTAAGCTAATTGATGTTTTTAAAGGCGATGATCTGATAAAATGGGATCTGCCTGAGCTGGACATAACAAAAAGAGAGGACGTCATAAAAAAGGTAGCTGATCTTAAACCGGAACTTGTCATTAATGCTGCTGCTTATACTGATGTTGATGGCTGCGAAACTAATAAAGAGCTAGCAATGAATGTCAATGGCTATGCCGTGGGTTATATTGCAGAAGCCTGCAATAAAATTAATGCTCCATTAGTCCACATAAGCACAGACTATGTTTTTGATGGAAAAAAATCAGGCGGTTATTTGGAAGAAGACAAAAAAAACCCGATCAATGTTTATGGCCAGTCAAAAGCATTGGGTGAAGATCTTTTAATGAAAAACACAAAAAAATTCTTTTTAATAAGGACAGCCTGGCTTTACGGCCCAAATGGCAAGAATTTTGTTGATACAATAGTAAGGCTTGCATCAGAAAGGCCTGAGCTGTCTGTTGTAACAGACCAGATTGGAAATCCAACTTACACTGGCGATTTGGCTGAAAAAATAAAGGAAATTGTAGAAAAAGGGATTTTTGGCATTTATCATGTAACTAACAGCGGCAGCTGCAGCTGGTTTGATTTTGCAAAAAAGATTTTGGAAATCAAAGAAATAAGAACGCCAATAGAGCCAACAACAAGCTCGGAGTTTAAAAGTACGGCAAAAAGGCCGGCATATTCGATTTTGATAAACAGGAATCTTGAAAAATATGGCATTTCAAAGATGAGGCCTTGGCAGGATGCTTTAAAATATTATCTGGAGGCTGAAAAAAATGGTTAA
- a CDS encoding sugar phosphate nucleotidyltransferase has protein sequence MVKGIILAGGTGSRMYPCTKVTNKHLLPVHNKPMIYYPLQTLISAGIKEILIISGTEHAGDFLRLLGSGKEFGARLSYEIQDEAGGIAQALSLAETFVDKEKFVVILGDNIFEDNIRKDVEDFASGFNGAKVFLKEVPDPQRFGVAEIKGDKIVSIEEKPKAPKTNYAVTGLYMYDAGVFNIIKNLKPSRRGELEITDVNNEYIKNSSMTFSILKGFWSDAGTFDSLYRATTLLREKEQGGKSKT, from the coding sequence ATGGTTAAAGGAATTATTTTGGCTGGCGGAACAGGATCAAGGATGTATCCTTGCACTAAGGTAACTAACAAGCATTTATTGCCTGTGCATAACAAGCCAATGATCTATTATCCGCTGCAGACATTAATTAGCGCAGGAATAAAGGAAATATTAATTATTTCCGGGACAGAGCATGCCGGAGATTTCCTGAGGCTGCTCGGAAGCGGAAAAGAATTTGGAGCCAGATTAAGCTATGAAATACAGGATGAAGCAGGAGGAATAGCACAGGCATTGTCTTTGGCAGAAACTTTTGTTGATAAAGAAAAGTTTGTTGTGATACTGGGTGACAATATCTTCGAAGACAATATAAGGAAAGATGTTGAAGATTTTGCTAGCGGGTTTAATGGAGCAAAGGTATTCTTGAAAGAAGTGCCTGATCCGCAGCGCTTCGGAGTTGCTGAAATCAAGGGTGACAAGATAGTCTCAATAGAAGAAAAGCCAAAAGCTCCAAAAACAAATTACGCTGTTACAGGGCTGTACATGTATGATGCAGGGGTTTTCAATATTATAAAAAATCTTAAGCCATCGCGAAGAGGCGAACTTGAAATAACAGATGTGAACAACGAATACATAAAAAACAGCTCAATGACCTTCTCAATCTTAAAAGGCTTCTGGAGCGATGCAGGAACATTTGATTCCTTGTATAGGGCAACTACATTGCTGAGGGAGAAGGAACAAGGGGGAAAAAGCAAAACTTAG
- a CDS encoding glycosyltransferase, translating to MSLSIIIPAYNEEKRIEKTINSVYGAFRDDLELIVVSNGSTDKTVYVLKGLKRKYKSLKILVFKKKLGKGGAIIEGLKIAKKDIMGFLDADDAFDLKEIKKAMAYFKGYDCIIASKWKGQSFFNVDEPFLRKLFSRGWNLLVRLLLGLDFYDTQAGAKFLKKRAYEKISKKGFITKGFEFDVELLYRLKQNNFKVKEIFIPSRFIAGSRFSLKYMPPMFKNLIKIAQSR from the coding sequence ATGTCATTATCCATCATCATACCCGCGTATAACGAGGAGAAAAGAATTGAAAAAACGATAAACTCAGTATATGGCGCTTTTCGCGATGATCTTGAGCTCATTGTTGTTTCAAATGGCAGCACAGATAAAACAGTTTATGTTTTAAAGGGCTTAAAAAGAAAATATAAAAGTCTGAAAATCCTTGTTTTTAAAAAAAAGCTGGGCAAAGGCGGCGCAATAATAGAGGGCCTTAAGATTGCCAAAAAAGACATCATGGGATTTTTGGATGCGGATGATGCCTTTGATCTGAAAGAAATAAAAAAGGCGATGGCATATTTTAAAGGTTATGACTGCATAATTGCTTCAAAATGGAAGGGCCAATCATTTTTTAATGTTGACGAGCCGTTTTTAAGAAAGCTCTTCAGCAGGGGATGGAATCTGCTTGTAAGATTGCTGCTTGGGCTTGATTTTTATGATACGCAGGCAGGAGCTAAATTTTTAAAAAAGAGAGCTTATGAAAAAATAAGCAAGAAGGGGTTCATCACAAAAGGATTTGAATTCGATGTTGAATTGTTATATCGATTAAAACAAAATAACTTCAAAGTAAAAGAAATATTCATCCCAAGCAGATTTATTGCAGGCAGCAGGTTCAGCCTCAAATACATGCCCCCTATGTTTAAAAACCTCATAAAAATAGCGCAGTCAAGATGA